The nucleotide window CAACACCACCGTGAAAGGCGCCAACGCGTCGGGCCAGATGATGCCCTTGTCGTCGTGGTTTTGCTCAATGGCTGCCGCTGGCAGGCGTGTGATGCCAATGCCGTAACAACCCATCTCCATGAATTGGGGTTTGCCGTTCACGTCTAGGAACGTGGCGTTCATGGCCTTGCTGTACTTCGTACCCAGGTAGAACACGTGGCCCACTTCAATACCGCGTTCAATGGCCAACACGCCTTTTCCATCGGGCGAGGCGTCGCCTGCCACTACATTGCGCAGGGCGGCCACGAAGTCGGGCTCGGGCAGGTCACGGCCCCAGTTGACGCCGCGGATGTGGAAGTCTTCTTCGTTGGCACCGCAAATCCAGTCGGCCATCACGGCCACATCGCGGTCGGCCACGATCTTGAGCGGCTGCTTCAAACCAATCGGCCCCAGGTACCCAGGCTTGCAGCCAAAGTGCGCTTCGATCTCGGGCACGGTCGCAAAACGAAAATCCGCCAGCCCGGGCAGCTTGCCCACCTTGACTTCGTTCATGTCATGGTCGCCGCGCAGCAGCAGCAGCCAGACCTGGGTCTTGGTCACATTGCCTTTTTCATCCAGCACGTCGGTGGACAACACCAGCGACTTGACGGTAGTAGACAACGGAACATTCAGCAGCGCGGCGACATCTTCGCAGGTGCTCTTGCCCGGTGTTGCTACTTTTTCCATAGCAGCTTGCGCAACAGCTCTGGGGGCTGCAGGCGCTAGAGCCTCTGCTTTTTCCATATTGGCCGCGTATTCGCTGCCAGGGCAGTAAACGATGGCATCTTCACCCGTAGCGGCAATCACCTGGAACTCTTCGGACAGGTCGCCACCAATAGCACCACTGTCGGCAGCCACGGCGCGGTAGCGCAGGCCAAAGCGGTCAAAAATCTTGCGGTAGGCGCCCGCCATCACCTGGTAACTGGCCTTGGCCGCATCCTGGTCGCGGTCAAAGCTGTAGGCGTCCTTCATGATGAACTCGCGCCCGCGCATCAGTCCAAAACGGGGGCGGCGTTCGTCGCGGAACTTGGTCTGGATCTGGTACAGATTCTTGGGCAGCTGTTTGTAGCTCTTGATTTCCTGGCGCGCAATGTCGGTTACCACCTCTTCGCTGGTGGGTTGCACCACATAGTCGCGGTCATGGCGGTCCTTGATGCGCAAAAGTTCAGGACCCATCTTGTCGAAACGGCCGGTTTCCTGCCACAGCTCGGCGGGCTGCACGACGGGCATGGTCAGTTCCACAGCGCCGGCACGGTTCATTTCCTCGCGCACGATGGCTTCGACTTTGCGGATCACACGCAGGCCCATGGGCATGTAGTTGTAAATGCCGGCACCCAGCTTCTTGATCATCCCGGCCCGCATCATGAGCTTGTGGCTGACGACTTCGGCGTCGGCAGGCGCTTCCTTGAGGGTGGAAATGAGAAATTGGGAGGCTTTCATGGACTGACTCTCTGACTGGAGAAGGCATCGCCCCTTGATACACCGCGCGTGCTGTGCATAATGAACGAAGTTTAAAAATTGGGGTTTGATTATGCTTGACCGGGACGGCTTTCGGCCCAACGTCGGCATCATCCTGCTCAACCAGAGAAATCAGGTATTTTGGGGCAAGCGCATACGAACCCACTCGTGGCAATTTCCGCAGGGTGGCATTGACCGGGGGGAGACTCCCGAGCAGGCCATGTTCCGTGAACTGCACGAAGAAGTGGGGCTCCAGCCGGAGCATGTTGCCGTTGTTGCCCGTACCCGAGACTGGTTGCGCTACGAGGTGCCAGACAGGTACATACGCCGCGACGCACGCGGCCACTATAAAGGTCAAAAACAGATCTGGTTCCTGCTCCAGTTGGTGGGGCACGACTGGGATCTGAACCTGCGTGCCACCGACCATCCAGAGTTCGACGCCTGGCGCTGGAACGATTATTGGGTACCGCTGGACGCCGTCGTGGAATTCAAGCGCGGTGTCTACGAAATGGCGCTGACCGAACTGGCGCGTTATCTGCCGCGGCAAGAGCCACGCAACCGCTACCTGCGCCATGGAAATGGCCCACGTCCACGCGACCAAGGTGCACTTGCCCAAGACACGGCACCGGGTTCCTTGATGGAATTACCACCCGGTGCCACTTTTGAACCGGATCCGGGGACCAATACCCCGGCCCATGAGAACCACAAACATGCGTTGTAAACAATGGTGGGCCACAGGGGCCCTGGTACTCGCAGCGGCGGGTTGTTTTGCGCAACCGCAGCGTCGCCCACCGGAGCCTGCCGAATGGGTGGAGGAAAGCGCGCCTGCCGCTCCTGTGTTCTCCAAAGAACAGTTGATCCCCATTGATATGCCACACCATGTCAGTGTCAAAGTGGGGATAGACCCCAACACCTTGGCTGTGGGTGGGGACGGTGTGGTGCGCTACGTCGTGGTAATGACCAACGCCACAGGAACCGTGAATGCAGCCTATGAAGGCATTCGGTGCGCCACCGACGAAGTGAAAACCTATGCGCGTTACAGCGCATCAGGCGAATGGAAGCCCGTTGCTGAGCCCAAATGGCAAAGCATCACGGACAACCTTCCTTCAAAACATGCGTTCACCCTTGCTCGGCAAGGAGCATGCGAAAACCGCTTGTCCAGCAGTAAAGATGAAGTAATCCGCGCGTTGAAGCAAAAAAGCAAGCCCGCACCCGGCCTGACGCACCCGACGATGTGAACGCGACGGCCTAACGCGTCAGTACCAGATTGTCCCGGTGCAGCATCTCGGGCTCTGCGGCATAACCCAGCAATTTTTCGAACTCGCTGGACGCTTTGCGGCATAACAAACGTGCTTCCGCGCTGGAGTAATTGGCCAGCCCCCGCGCAAATTCCACGCCGCTGTCATCACGCACAGCAATCACATCCCCACGCGAAAAATCCCCCTCGACCTGCAACATGCCGATGGGCAACAGGCTTTTGCCTTCTTCACGCAATTTGGCGGCTGCCCCGGCATCCACAGTGACCGCACCACGCAACTGCAGGTGATCGGCCATCCACTGCTTGCGGGCCTGGGTTTTCTGGGTTTGCGCCACCAGCAAAGTGCCAATGGCTTCGCCTTGCGTCAACCGGATCAGGGCATCTGGCTCCCTGCCCCAGGCAATCACTGTAGAAGCACCCGACCCCGCCGCCCGCTTGGCGGCCAGTATTTTGGTAATCATGCCGCCACGGCCAATGCTGGAACCGGCGCCACCAGCCATCACTTCCAATGCGGGATCACCCGCAGGCGCTTCGTCCACAAATTGGGCACCTGGGTCTTTGCGTGGGTCGGCCGTGAACAGCCCTTTCTGGTCCGTGAGGATGACCAACGCGTCGGCTTCCACCAGATTGGCCACCAGCGCACCCAGGGTGTCGTTGTCGCCAAATTTGATTTCATCGTTAACCACCGTGTCGTTCTCGTTGATCACGGGGACCACACCGAGCTTGAGCAGGGTCAGCAAGGTAGAGCGGGCGTTGAGGTAACGCTCGCGATCGGCCAGATCCGCGTGGGTCAACAGCACCTGGGCACTGCCCAGGCCGTTGAGGCGCAGCTTGGTCTCGTACATCTGGGCCAGGCCCATCTGACCAACCGCGGCGGCCGCTTGCAATTCCTGAATCGCATGGGGACGCGTCGTCCAGCCGAGGCGCTTCATGCCCTCCGCAATGGCACCGCTGGATACCATGATGACTTCGCGTCCATCACGGATGAGGTGTGCCAACTGGCGACTCCATTCGCCAATCGCCTGCTCATCCAGCCCACGGCCCTCATTGGTAACCAAGCTGGAGCCCACCTTGATCACAATGCGTTTGGCATCGCGCAATATAGGGGAACTGGATTTTTTAATCATTTTGGCCTGTAGCCCTTAAGCAGACTGCGCAAGCAGCTACTATTTTTATAGCGTTTTAACCTGGGGTGTCGGTAGGCTGATCCATAAAGCGGGGGTCAACCTCCACGTGAGGTTGCTCCGCCACCTGTTGGGCCTTGACGTGTTTGTAGATGGCCTTGATCAGAGGCTCGCAACCCTCGCGGGTCAAAGCCGAGATTTCAAACACAGGGCCTTTGAACTTGAAGCGTTTTACAAAGTCCTTGATCAACTCTGCGCGCGCATCGTTGTCCACCATGTCCAACTTGTTCAACACCAACCAGCGTGGTTTTTTGTGCAGGTTTTCGTCGTACTTTTTCAATTCGTTGACGATCGCCTTAGCCTGCGCCACGGTGTCCACACCGTCGTCAAACGGCGCCATGTCCACCACGTGCAGCAATAGGCGGGTACGTTGCAGATGACGCAGGAACAGATGTCCGAGGCCAGCCCCTTCCGAGGCACCTTCAATCAGGCCCGGCAGATCGGCGACGACAAAGCTTTGTTCGGGGCCAACGCGCACCACACCCAGATTGGGGTGCAATGTGGTGAAGGGATAGTCTGCAATCCGGGGGCGCGCGTTGGAAATGGCGGTAATCAGCGTAGATTTACCAGCATTGGGCATGCCCAGCAGTCCCACATCCGCCAGAACCTTCAGTTCCAGCTTCAGGTTTTTCTTTTCGCCGGGCCAGCCCGGTGTTTTTTGGCGCGGTGCGCGGTTGATGGCACTCTTGAAGCGAAGATTACCGAAACCGCCGTCGCCACCCTTGGCGATGGTGATGACCTCACCGGGAACCAGCAGTTCGTACAACACTTCACCGGTCTCAGCATCGGTAATGATGGTGCCCACAGGCATCTTCAACGTGATGTCATCGCCCGCGGCCCCGAACATGTCGGAGCCCATGCCGTGCTCGCCGCGCTTGGCATCATGGCGACGGGAAAACCGAAAATCCACCAAGGTATTGAGATTGGGATCTGCAACCGCAAAAACGTGACCGCCACGGCCGCCGTCCCCTCCATTGGGACCGCCAAATTCCTTGTATTTCTCATGGCGGAACGAGACACAGCCCGCCCCGCCGTCTCCGGCGGAGATATCGATATAGGCTTCGTCAACGAACTTCATGGTGCTACTTTACTAGATGACAAGCTGCTTGCAGCTTGCGTTGTAGGCTCACTTCGCAAAGCGAAGTTAAACGCAGTGGGCCGGAAACAAAAAACCCCGCGCTGAGGGCGCAGGGTTTCTCGGGGAGCACGGTGCAGATTACGCTGCAGCCGTCACGCTCACGGTGTGCTTGTTCAGCGCGCCTTTGACGGCGAACGACACGTGGCCGTCTACCAGTGCAAACAGGGTGTGATCCACGCCAATACCGACATTGTTGCCGGGATGGAACTTGGTACCGCGCTGGCGCACGATGATGGAACCGGCGCTGATCAACTCACCGCCGAAAGCCTTCACACCGAGCATCTTGGGCTTGGAATCGCGCCCGTTTCGCGTAGAGCCGCCGCCTTTTTTCTGTGCCATGACCTGGTGTCCTTAAGCAGTAGTAATAGCGCCGATTTGCAGTTCAGTGAACTGCTGACGGTGACCTTGACGTTTCTGATAGTGCTTGCGACGACGCATTTTGAAAATGCGCACTTTGTCGTGCTTGCCGTGAGAAATTACTGTGACCGTAACGGTCGCGCCGGACACCAGGGGTGTGCCAACCTTCAATTCAGCGCCGTTACCGACCGCCAGAACTTCGTTGAACACAATTTCCTGGCCTACGTCCGCAGCAATCTGTTCTACTTTAATTTTTTCGCCGGCAGCAACGCGATATTGCTTACCGCCGGTTTTTATGACCGCGTACATGTTGACCTCTTCAATTTAGCTCGTGCGAACGAATTTTCGCAGAGCCCATGAGTATATCACCTTCTGCCGAAATGTCCAAACCCACCTATCGACCGCAGTAACTACCTGCCGTAGCTTCCTATAATTGCGCCATAACAAACCGGTTTACTGCCTTGCAAGTCACTTCACCAAGCTCCTCGACAGGGCTTTCCATCGTCGAAGCGGATATGCGCCAGGTCGACCAGGTCATCACCCAGAGGTTGGACTCTGGTGTCCCCTTGGTCGGCAGTGTGTCCCAATACATCATCGCCGCGGGGGGGAAGCGCCTGCGTCCCGCCTTGCTACTGTTATGTTGTGGCGCTTTGGGATACCAGGGTACACAGCGCTTCAACATGGCAGCCGTTGTAGAGTTCATCCACACAGCCACACTGTTACACGACGATGTGGTCGATGATTCCGAACTACGACGCGGTCGTGCCACCGCCAACGCGAAGTTTGGCAACCCTGCCAGCGTATTGGTAGGTGACTTTCTATACTCCCGGGCCTTTCAGATGATGGTGGACGCCCAAAGCATGCGCATCATGCAAGTGCTAGCCGATGCCACCAATGTAATCGCCGAGGGAGAGGTGATGCAATTGATGAATATGCACAATGCAGCGCTGGATGAAGCTGGCTATCTGCAGGTCATTCGTTCCAAAACAGCCAAACTTTTCGAAGCCAGCGCGCGCGTAGGCGCCATTCTTGCGGGAGCATCGCCTGGTCTGGAAACGGCGTGTGCCGACTACGGACAGGCACTGGGCACGGCATTTCAGGTGATTGACGACGTACTGGACTACACCGGTGACGCCCAGGTGATGGGGAAAAACCTGGGCGATGATCTGCGTGAAGGCAAAACAACATTACCACTGATTGCAGCCATGCAACGGGGCACGCCACAGGAGCGTGCTGACATACAGAAAGCCATTGAGACCGGCGATGTCTCCATGCTGGAAAGCGTCATCACCATTGTCAAAAAGACCGGTGCGCTGGAAGTTGCTCGCTCGGCCGCCTTGCAGGAAGCGCAACGTGCAATCGCCGCCGCCAAGCTTCTCCCCGAAGGCCCACACACGGATTGTTTGATCACACTAGGCTCTCAGTTACTCGAGAGAAACAATTGATTGAATTCGCCTCAAAGCGATTGAAGTGACCAACGTAGCGTAACCTGCGCCCGGCGAAACGCGGAGTGTGGACGCCAAGGCATGGAGCACAGCACCTCTCGCTCCCCGGCCTCTCTTGAGGGTGTTGTCATTCAGCTTCTACCAAGTGCAACAAGCTGTCCTTTCGATTTACATTGGCTTGTCAATCGGCGATGATGTGCCGATTGCATCGTATAAGCTTATTGGGCCATGGTAGCTGTAGACACTCTTTTGCGTGATTCCAATCCTATTGCTCTACCCGGGTTAGGGCGCGCCTTGGTTGCAGCAGGGAAGTTGGGACAAAAGTCAGCAGAAGAGATATACCGCAAGGCTCTGTCCAGCAAAAACAGCTTCATTGCAGAACTCGTCGGCTCGGGCGCAGTATCTGCCTCTGACTTAGCCCACACCTTGTCCACTGCATTTGCGGCCCCGTTGGTAGATCTTGATGCAATTGACTCCCAGCGACTCCCCAAGGGCTTACTGGACGGGAAAATATGCCATGACTACCGGGTCGTGGTACTGAGCAAACGCAATAACCGGCTGATAGTCGCTACAGCGGATCCATCAGATCAAGCTGCAGCGGAAAAGATCAAATTCTCGACGCAAATGGGCGTTGACTGGGTCATTGCCGAATACGACAAATTATCCAAACTGGCGGAAGCCAGCGCGGTGACCGCCACCGAAGCGATGGAAGACATCATCGGTGGAGACTTTGAGTTTGATGAAAATGCCGCAGAGGCAGTTACTGAGAACGCCCAGACCAATGTCGCCGAGGTAGAGGACGCACCGGTCGTGCGCTTCCTCCACAAAATGTTGATGGATGCCTTCAGCATGCGGGCCTCAGATCTTCATTTCGAACCCTATGAGCACACCTATCGGGTGCGTTTTCGCATTGATGGTGAGCTGCGTGAAATAGCGAGCCCGCCCATTGCCATCAAGGACAAGCTGGCCTCCCGGATCAAAGTCATCTCCCGCATGGACATTTCGGAGAAGCGTGTTCCCCAGGACGGCCGGATGAAACTCAAGGTCGGACCAGACCGCGTCATCGATTTTCGTGTCAGTACCCTGCCGACCCTCTTCGGCGAGAAAATCGTCATCCGGATTCTGGATCCCAGCAGCGCAAAACTCGGCATTGATGCCCTAGGTTATGAACCGGAAGAGAAAGAGCGCCTACTCAAGGCCGTCGGACGCCCTTACGGAATGATCTTGGTAACCGGTCCCACGGGCTCCGGCAAAACGGTATCGCTTTACACCTGTCTAAATTTGCTAAACCAGCCGGGCGTGAACATTGCCACGGCGGAAGACCCCTCGGAAATCAACTTACCGGGCGTAAACCAGGTCAATGTCAACGAAAAAGCGGGCCTGACTTTTGCTGCTGCTTTGAAGTCATTTCTGCGCCAGGATCCGGACATCATCATGGTCGGCGAAATTCGGGATCTGGAAACGGCGGATATTTCCATCAAGGCTGCGCAAACCGGGCATCTGGTGCTGTCCACCCTGCACACCAACGATGCCCCTACCACCTTGACACGCATGCGCAATATGGGCATTGCGCCGTTCAATATTGCGTCCAGCGTTATTCTGATTACTGCACAACGCCTTGCACGTCGACTTTGCCCCAACTGTAAGGCACCGGTCGAAATACCTCGTAATGCTCTGCTGGATGCGGGCTTTGAAGAAAAGGAGCTCGACGGAACCTGGAAGACTTACCATCCGGTCGGATGCTCCATGTGCAACAACGGCTACAAGGGGCGCGTTGGCATTTACCAAGTAATGCCCATCAGCGATGAGATCCAGCGCATCATTTTGCGAGACGGTAGCGCGATGGACATTGCTGCACAAGCCAAAGCAGAAGGCGTTCGCTCTTTGCGACAATCCGGACTGCACAAAGTAAAACAAGGCCTGACTTCATTGGAAGAAGTCCTGGCAGTGACCAACGAATAGCGACAATCCAGGGAAATTTATGGCAACGGCAAAACCTGCGGACAACAAAGACGTTGTATTTGAATGGGAAGGCAAGGATCGCAACGGAAAACAGGTGCGTGGCGAAATACGTGCAGCTGGCGAGAACCAGGTCAAGGCATCCTTGCGTCGTCAAGGCGTCACCCCAACCAAAATCAAAAAGCGCCGCATGCGCTCTGGCAAATCGATCAAGCCCAAGGATTTGGCGATCTTCACGCGTCAGCTCGCGACCATGATGAAAGCTGGCGTGCCTCTGCTTCAGGCTTTTGATATTGTGGGCCGTGGCAACCCCAATCCCAGCGTAACCAAGTTGCTCAACGATATCCGTACCGATGTAGAGACTGGTACATCTCTGAGTACAGCGTTTCGCAAGTACCCCATTTATTTCGACAACCTTTACTGCAATCTGGTCGAGGCAGGGGAATCTGCGGGTATCTTGGACGCCTTATTGGACCGGCTTGCGGTCTACATGGAAAAGACAGAGGCCATCAAGTCCAAAATCAAATCAGCGCTGATGTACCCCATCACGGTACTGATCGTGGCTTTTGTAGTGGTCGCGGTGATCATGATTTTTGTAATTCCCTCCTTCAAGCAGGTGTTCACGTCTTTTGGCGGAGAACTCCCTGCCCCAACGTTAATGGTAATGGCTATGAGCGAGTTCTTTATCAGCTATTGGTACCTGATTTTTGGCGGCTTAGGCGGGGGCGTGTACTTCTTTTTGCAAGCTTGGAAACGCGACGAAAGAGTGCAAGCTGTTATGGACCGCATCATGCGCAAGTTGCCCATTTTTGGGGTTCTCGTAGAGAAGTCGTGCATTGCACGCTGGACCCGGACACTCTCCACCATGTTTGCGGCTGGCGTGCCTCTTGTAGAGGCCCTTGACTCGGTAGGAGGGGCCGCTGGCAATATTGTGTACCAGGAAGCCACCCTCAAAATACAGCAGGAGGTATCCACCGGGACCGCACTCACCGCCGCAATGACAAATGCCAACCTATTCCCCTCCATGGTTTTGCAGATGTGCGCTATTGGAGAAGAGTCCGGCTCCATAGACCACATGTTAGGCAAGGCTGCAGACTTTTACGAGGCTGAAGTCGATGACATGGTGGCAGGTATATCTAGCTTGATGGAGCCCATCATTATTGTGGTCTTGGGCACAGTCATTGGCGGCATCGTGGTCGCCATGTACCTGCCTATTTTCAAGTTGGGGCAAGTCGTTTAATGTCCGTGGAATTGCAATGGCTCGCCGCATCATTGGCGGGCATTTTGGGACTATTGATCGGTAGCTTCCTCAATGTCGTGATTTATCGGCTGCCCAAGATGATGGAAAGGCAATGGGCTGCAGAATGCGCCGAGCTGTCCGGAAAAGCTCAAGAACCGGAAGAGGCATCTTTCAATTTGATGCTGCCCCGCTCGCGCTGTCCGCATTGCTCACGCCAGATTCGCTGGTTTGAAAATATTCCCGTTATTAGTTATCTGGCTCTCCGCGGAAAATGCGCGTCCTGCAAGGCACCTATCAGCCCGCGCTACCCCCTCGTCGAAATAGCCACAGGAGCCCTATTCTTCTTCTGCGTATGGCAATGGGGCGCCACCATGACCGGTGTGGCGTGGTGTGTGTTTGCGGCAGCACTCTTGGCATTGGCCTTGATTGATTGGGACACCACGCTCCTACCCGACGACATCACGCTTCCTTTGCTTTGGCTTGGCCTGGTGGCTGCCAGCTTGCGCTGGATTCCCGTCGATCTAAATTCGGCCTTGTGGGGCGCCATTGCGGGTTATCTGTCGTTGTGGTCGGTGTATTGGGCGTTCAAGCTGGTCACCGGCAAGGAAGGCATGGGCTACGGGGACTTCAAGTTGTTTGCGGCCCTGGGCGTCTGGTTTGGTTGGCAAACGCTGATCCCCATGATATTGCTGGCATCCGTCATCGGTGCTGTGGTGGGCATCGCCATGAAGTTTGCCAGCCAACTGCGCGAAGGAGGTTATGTGCCGTTTGGGCCTTTCCTGGCCGGTGCGGGACTGACGGCTTTGATAGGGGGGCCAGCCCCACTGCGGCACTTCGTCGGTCTTTGATCGGGGCATAAAACGTGGTTCTACTGGGTTTGACCGGTGGCATTGGAAGCGGGAAAAGCACGGTGACCACGCTGATGGCCAAACACGGCGCTTCCGTGATTGATGCAGATGCCATCTCACGCGCCACGACGGTACCCAACGGGGCAGCCATTGCGGCCATCTCGCAAACCTTCGGCGCAGACTTTATTACTGTACAAGGCTCGCTTGATCGGGACCGCATGCGCGACTTGGTGTTTTCCGATCCGCAAGCCAAAGCACGGCTGGAAAGCATCGTGCACCCGCTGGTGGGAGTGGAAATCGCCCGCCAGACACAAGCGGCCGAGGAGGCAGGTAGCCTTTGCACCGTGTTTGATATCCCATTGCTGGTGGAATCCAAGCACTGGCGTAAAAGCCTGGACTGCATTCTGGTTGTGGACTGCACCCGCGAAACACAGATCGCACGGGTCGCCTCGCGCAACGGACTGGATGCAGAAGAGATAGAGAAAATCCTGCGCGGCCAAAGCCCACGTACTCAACGCCTGCAAGCCGCCGACATGGTCCTGTTCAACGATGGCATTGACATGGCGCAATTGGGCTTGCTGGTAGGGCAAATTGCGCGCCAGTTCGGGCTATGATGCGCGCACCGGAAAAATCAGCGTGATCCTTTACGAATACCCCTTCAACGAGCGCATTCGCACCTATTTGCGGTTGGAGCACCTGTTCCTTCGGCTGGCTGAGTTGATGTCGCGCTCCGATCCGCTGGACCACCATTTCGCGCTCGCTACCATTTTTGAAGTGATGGACGTTGGCGCCCGTGCCGACCTCAAGTCGGATGTACTTCGGGATCTGGACAAACAAAAACAGATCCTCAACAGCTACCGCGGCAACCCGGCCATTGCCGAGAGCGTGCTGGACAAGGTGATTGCGCAGCTCGAAAGCAACTTCAGCGCGCTCAATGGCCTGGCCGGCAAAGCGGGGCAATCCCTCACCGAAAACGACTGGCTCATGAGCATCCGCAGCCGTGTCGGGATTCCGGGAGGAACCTGCGAGTTTGACCTGCCGGCCTATTTCGCCTGGCAACACCGTAGCCCTGACGTACGCCAGCTTGATTTACAACGCTGGGCATCCACGCTGGCACCACTGGCCGAATCGATCCATCTTCTGTTGAAAATGCTGCGTGACTCGGGTTCTCCCCAAAAAGTCATTGCGGTGGGTGGTCAGTTCCAGCAAAACCTGCCACAAGGTCGTACCTTCCAGCTGCTGCGCCTGGCACTTGACCCTACGCTCGAAGTAATTCCCGAAATCAGCGGCAATCGCCTGATGGTGTCCATCCGCCTGATGCGCCACGAAGCGGATGACCGTCTGCATGCCAGCAATGAAGACGGCGCTTTCGAGCTGACACTCTGTTCCTGAATCCGGGACTGCAGCCATGGATTCACAGACACGTCCGAAGATCGTCCGCTGCCCCCAATGTGGCGGGGACAGTGTTTACGCCACCAGTAATCTCTACCGCCCCTTCTGCAGCGAGCGTTGCAAGAACGTGGATTTTGGTGCGTGGGCTAGCGAGACGTTCAGGGTCCCGACCGAGGCCCCACCCGAATCAGAGTTGTTTGGCGACCCTAAACTGCAGTAGTGCCCAGCACTTTTTCAGCCTCATTTTTGAATGAAATAGGGCTCTAGCCCTTTATGAGCCTGCGTAAGCAGCTACAAAATGTGTAGCGCCTGAGTGCTTGCGCTCCTGCGCAAACCAGTCCAGCACGGGCACCGTTCCTGGCAAAACAGGCTGCACCGCAACCGGTAACTGCTCCCAGGCACAGGATTGCGCCTCACGCATCTGCAACTCTCCCGACCATTCAAACACTTTGCAGAAGTGCAGACGCACCAGTGCGTGGGGGTAGTCCACCAGCTCCACTTTCCACGGCGTTACCGCGCCGATGGTGATGCCGATTTCTTCCTGCAATTCACGGCGCAAGGCCTGCTCCACGGTTTCACCCGCCTCCAGCTTACCGCCCGGAAATTCCCAATAGCCTGCATACGCCTTGCCCTCGGGCCGGGAGGTCAGCAAGAAAGCGCCATCATCACGCACCAAGACACCCACAGCGACTTCCACGGCCTTGCGGTCCGGGCCACCATCACGTGCAGCGCCGGGGTCGGCCACCAAGGGTTCACTCATACCGGATCACGTCCCACAAAGTCTTTGGCAAATTGATAGGCCACGCGACCGCTGCGCGAACCACGCTCCAGTGCCCACAACAAGGCATCAGCGCGGGCTGCTGCAATGCGCTCCTGGGCAATGCCCAGAGCGCCCAACCACTGGGCCACGATGGTCAAGTATTCGTCCTGGCTGAACGGGTAAAAGCTCACCCACAGGCCAAAACGCTCGGACAGTGAAATCTTTTCTTCCACGCCCTCACCCGGATGCACCTCACCGTCTTCGGTGTGCTTGTAGGTCAGGTTCTCGGACATGTACTCGGGAAGCAAGTGGCGGCGGTTGCTGGTCGCGTAGATCAGCACATTGGGTGTGGCGGCCGCCACGGAGCCGTCGAGCACCGACTTGAGTGCCTTGTAACCCGCTTCACCTTCGTCAAAGCTCAGGTCATCGCAGAACACAATGAACTTCTCGGGCCGCTGGGCGACGAGCTCCACAATTTCGGTCAGGTCGATCAGATCGGCCTTGTCCACCTCGATCAAACGCAATCCTTGGGCCGCATAGGTGTGCAGGCAGGCACGGATCAGCGACGACTTGCCGGTACCCCGTGCGCCGGTCAGCAGCACATTGTTGGCCGTGGCGCCACGCACAAACTGAGCAGTATTGCGCTGGATCTTTTCTTTCTGATCGTCAATCTCTTTCAGATCGTCCAGCGACATGGCGCCCACATGCTGCACCGGCGTGATCACGCCCTGGCCGGAGCGGCGACGGCGGTAACGAAAGGCGATGGAGGCGTTCCAGTCCGGCTGCTCCACGCCGTGGGGCAAAGAGGCCTCCACCCGGGCCATGAACAGTTCTGCGCGTGCCAGAAAGCTGGCCAACTCTTTGGTCA belongs to Rhodoferax saidenbachensis and includes:
- a CDS encoding NUDIX domain-containing protein, coding for MSEPLVADPGAARDGGPDRKAVEVAVGVLVRDDGAFLLTSRPEGKAYAGYWEFPGGKLEAGETVEQALRRELQEEIGITIGAVTPWKVELVDYPHALVRLHFCKVFEWSGELQMREAQSCAWEQLPVAVQPVLPGTVPVLDWFAQERKHSGATHFVAAYAGS
- a CDS encoding ATP-binding protein, with protein sequence MARVEASLPHGVEQPDWNASIAFRYRRRRSGQGVITPVQHVGAMSLDDLKEIDDQKEKIQRNTAQFVRGATANNVLLTGARGTGKSSLIRACLHTYAAQGLRLIEVDKADLIDLTEIVELVAQRPEKFIVFCDDLSFDEGEAGYKALKSVLDGSVAAATPNVLIYATSNRRHLLPEYMSENLTYKHTEDGEVHPGEGVEEKISLSERFGLWVSFYPFSQDEYLTIVAQWLGALGIAQERIAAARADALLWALERGSRSGRVAYQFAKDFVGRDPV
- a CDS encoding DNA gyrase inhibitor YacG, with amino-acid sequence MDSQTRPKIVRCPQCGGDSVYATSNLYRPFCSERCKNVDFGAWASETFRVPTEAPPESELFGDPKLQ
- the zapD gene encoding cell division protein ZapD, coding for MILYEYPFNERIRTYLRLEHLFLRLAELMSRSDPLDHHFALATIFEVMDVGARADLKSDVLRDLDKQKQILNSYRGNPAIAESVLDKVIAQLESNFSALNGLAGKAGQSLTENDWLMSIRSRVGIPGGTCEFDLPAYFAWQHRSPDVRQLDLQRWASTLAPLAESIHLLLKMLRDSGSPQKVIAVGGQFQQNLPQGRTFQLLRLALDPTLEVIPEISGNRLMVSIRLMRHEADDRLHASNEDGAFELTLCS